The following nucleotide sequence is from Mesorhizobium sp. INR15.
CCGCCCATAAGCGGCGAAGGCGTCGGTAATCGGTGTGACACCGGTGCCGGCGGTGACATAGGTCAGACTGCGATAGATGGTTTAGGGTGCCGAGCGTGGCTATCAGCGCATTGATACCGATGCGCGTGACGATCAGCCCATTGACCAGGCCGCACAGAGCGCCCAACCAGAATCCCCGACCACAATCGCGACTTCGGCCGGCCAGCCCCACCATCCTGCCACGACAGCGGCCCAGACCCCGGAGAAGGCCAGGGTCGAGCCGACGGACAGGTCGAATGTGCCGCCGATCATCAATAGCATCATGCCGCAGACAAGGATCCCGACAGGAGCCAGGTTGAGAAGCACGGCCCGCATGTTGGATGCGGTGGGGAAGTTGTTCGGGTAGACGATGCTCATCGCTAGCGCGAGCGCGATGACGAGCACGAAGAGCGTCAATTCCCTGGAATCGGCTAGGCGCCGCACAACACGCACGAAAAGATTTTCGCGTCGGCGTTCGGCATTCTCCGCCATCGGTTGCGTGATCCGCATCGTCATGCCTCCGCTATCCCTGGTTGATCGCGAGCTTCAGCCACCGAAGCCGTGTATCTGGTGGCGAGACGCAGCACCTGTTCTTCGGTCGCGCCTTCGCCCGGCAGTTCACCCACGGTCCTGCCTTCCGCCATCACAACGATGCGGTCGGCAAGAGCCAGCACCTCAGGCAGGTCCGAGGACACGACGAGCAAGGCGACGCCCTTGTCGGCGAGTGCCCGCAACAGCCGATAGATTTCCGAGCGTGCGCCGACGTCGACGCCACGCGTCGGTTCGTCGACGATCAGCAGGCGCGGCTCCATTGCCAGCCATTTGGCGAGCAGCACTTTTTGCTGGTTGCCGCCGGAGAGATTGCCGACAACCTGATAGACGCTCGGCGTCGCGATACGCAGTTCGTCGATGAAATTCTTCGCTAGCGCTTCAGCCTTTGAGTTGGAAAAGTTTACCCCCGCCGAAACCTTGGAAAGAACCGTCGCGGCAACGTTGTTGACGATGTCCATGCCAAGGAACAGGCCGGCCGCCTTGCGATCCTCCGGCACCATGCCGATACCGGCGTGCTTGCCGTCCCACGGGCCTTTCGGATCGATCGGCGTGCCGACGATCCGGATCGATCCCGAGCGCTTCCGGCGCGCGCCAAAGATCGCCTCGCAGAATTCACTGCGTCCGGACCCGATAAGTCCGGCCAGGCAGACGATCTCTCCGGCCCGCACCTTGATCGAGGCCGACCGCACCAGTGGCGGCGCGTGGACATTTTCGGCTTCGAGCACGATGTCGCCGATCTTGCGGGCAGCCGTCGAGCGCGCGAAATGCACATCGCGCCCCACCATCAGGCGGATCAGTTCGTCCGTTGTGGTCTCGGCAACGCGGCGGGTCCCGGCAAGCCTGCCGTCCTTGAGAACCGTCACCGAATGACAGAGTGCAAAAATCTCGGCGAGGCGGTGCGAGACGTAGATGATCGAGACCCCGTTTCCGGCCAGCCGGCGCACCACGTCGAACAGTTTTTCGGTTTCAGTCAGGGTCAGTGCGGCTGTAGGCTCGTCGAGGATCAGGATCCTGAGGTCGCGAGACAACGCTTTGGCGATCTCGACGATCTGGGCCTGCGCCGGCGACAGAGCTGAGACCTTCAATGCCGGATCGATAACCACGCCAAGCTGGGCGATAAGCGCCCTGGCCCGATCCCGCATGGCGCGGACATCGACCTGACCCAGCCATTGCGTGGGCTGCCGGCCGGCGAAGATGTTCTCGGCGACCGAGAGCTGCGGCACAAGCGAGCCTTCCTGATGCACGATACCGATACCGAGATCGCCGGCAGCCTTTTCGTCGGGCTGGCCGGTTTCAACACCATCGACAAGGATGGTGCCCTGGTCGCGCAGATAAACACCGGCGACGATTTTGCCGAGGGTTGACTTGCCTGCCCCATTTTCGCCGAGCAGTGCGTGGATTTCCCCGCCATCCACGCTCATCGAGACGTCATCGAGCGCCCGCACGCCGGGGAAGAATTTGGAAAGGTTCTTGATTTCCAGCCTGGGCGCCATGGCGCTA
It contains:
- a CDS encoding sugar ABC transporter ATP-binding protein, with the translated sequence MAPRLEIKNLSKFFPGVRALDDVSMSVDGGEIHALLGENGAGKSTLGKIVAGVYLRDQGTILVDGVETGQPDEKAAGDLGIGIVHQEGSLVPQLSVAENIFAGRQPTQWLGQVDVRAMRDRARALIAQLGVVIDPALKVSALSPAQAQIVEIAKALSRDLRILILDEPTAALTLTETEKLFDVVRRLAGNGVSIIYVSHRLAEIFALCHSVTVLKDGRLAGTRRVAETTTDELIRLMVGRDVHFARSTAARKIGDIVLEAENVHAPPLVRSASIKVRAGEIVCLAGLIGSGRSEFCEAIFGARRKRSGSIRIVGTPIDPKGPWDGKHAGIGMVPEDRKAAGLFLGMDIVNNVAATVLSKVSAGVNFSNSKAEALAKNFIDELRIATPSVYQVVGNLSGGNQQKVLLAKWLAMEPRLLIVDEPTRGVDVGARSEIYRLLRALADKGVALLVVSSDLPEVLALADRIVVMAEGRTVGELPGEGATEEQVLRLATRYTASVAEARDQPGIAEA